One Sanguibacter sp. HDW7 DNA window includes the following coding sequences:
- the hisG gene encoding ATP phosphoribosyltransferase, translating to MFRIAVPNKGSLSEPAADMLREAGYRQRRDTRELVLADPDNDVEFFFLRPRDVAVYVGSGTVDAGITGRDLLLDSGAHAVEHLPLGFARSTFRFAAPQGVVTDVAQLAGQRIATSYNLLVENYLAERGITPERVVHLDGAVESSVRLGVADVIADVVETGTTLRAAGLEVFGDPILLSEAVLIKCADREDPEGLATLTRRLQGVLTAHEYVLMDYDVPVDKVDGAVAITPGLESPTVSPLHDRDWAAVRAMVPRKQTNRVMDDLYEVGARAIIVTSIHASRL from the coding sequence GTGTTCCGTATCGCCGTCCCCAACAAGGGCTCCCTGTCCGAGCCCGCCGCCGACATGCTCCGCGAGGCGGGCTACCGCCAGCGCCGCGACACGCGTGAGCTCGTGCTGGCCGACCCGGACAACGACGTCGAGTTCTTCTTCCTGCGCCCGCGCGACGTCGCCGTCTACGTCGGCTCGGGCACCGTCGACGCCGGCATCACCGGCCGCGACCTGCTGCTCGACTCGGGTGCGCACGCCGTCGAGCACCTGCCGCTCGGCTTCGCCCGCTCGACGTTCCGGTTCGCCGCCCCGCAGGGCGTGGTGACGGACGTCGCCCAGCTCGCGGGCCAGCGCATCGCGACCTCGTACAACCTCCTCGTCGAGAACTACCTCGCCGAGCGCGGCATCACCCCGGAGCGGGTCGTCCACCTCGACGGCGCCGTCGAGTCCTCGGTGCGCCTCGGCGTCGCGGACGTCATCGCGGACGTCGTCGAGACGGGCACGACGCTGCGCGCGGCGGGCCTCGAGGTCTTCGGCGACCCGATCCTCCTGTCGGAGGCCGTCCTCATCAAGTGCGCCGACCGTGAGGACCCCGAGGGCCTCGCAACGCTCACGCGTCGTCTCCAGGGCGTCCTCACCGCGCACGAGTACGTCCTCATGGACTACGACGTCCCCGTCGACAAGGTCGACGGGGCCGTCGCGATCACGCCGGGGCTCGAGTCGCCGACCGTCTCGCCGCTGCACGACCGCGACTGGGCCGCCGTGCGTGCGATGGTGCCCCGCAAGCAGACGAACCGCGTCATGGACGACCTCTACGAGGTCGGCGCGCGCGCGATCATCGTCACCTCGATCCACGCGAGCCGGCTGTAG
- a CDS encoding phosphoribosyl-ATP diphosphatase: protein MKTFDTLFAELGRKAVERPEGSGTVKELDAGVHAIGKKIVEEAAEVWMAAEYQSDAELSEEISQLLYHLQVLMVSKGLTLEDVYSYL from the coding sequence GTGAAGACCTTCGACACGCTGTTCGCCGAGCTGGGCCGCAAGGCCGTGGAACGTCCTGAGGGATCAGGCACCGTCAAGGAGCTCGACGCGGGCGTGCATGCCATCGGCAAGAAGATCGTCGAGGAGGCGGCCGAGGTCTGGATGGCCGCCGAGTACCAGAGCGACGCGGAGCTCTCCGAGGAGATCTCCCAGCTGCTCTACCACCTCCAGGTGCTCATGGTCTCCAAGGGCCTGACCCTCGAGGACGTCTACTCCTACCTCTGA
- the ribH gene encoding 6,7-dimethyl-8-ribityllumazine synthase: MSGEGAPQVVTDGTGLRAVLVAASWHTEIMDGLVAGARRAFERTGVTDVTEIRVPGSMELPVVASRAASAGYDLVVALGVVIRGGTPHFEYVCQGVTSGLTDVAVRTGVPVGFGLLTVDTVEQARERAGLPGSSEDKGAEAVEAAVATVVALRAI, from the coding sequence ATGAGCGGAGAAGGCGCACCCCAGGTCGTCACGGACGGCACGGGCCTGCGGGCCGTGCTCGTCGCCGCCAGCTGGCACACCGAGATCATGGACGGTCTCGTCGCGGGTGCCCGCCGTGCGTTCGAGCGCACGGGGGTCACCGACGTCACAGAGATCCGCGTGCCGGGCTCGATGGAGCTTCCGGTCGTCGCGAGCCGCGCGGCCTCGGCGGGCTACGACCTCGTCGTCGCGCTCGGCGTGGTCATCCGCGGCGGCACCCCGCACTTCGAGTACGTGTGCCAGGGCGTCACCTCGGGACTCACGGACGTCGCGGTGCGCACGGGCGTCCCCGTCGGGTTCGGGCTGCTCACGGTCGACACGGTCGAGCAGGCGCGCGAGCGCGCCGGTCTGCCGGGCTCGAGCGAGGACAAGGGCGCGGAGGCTGTCGAGGCCGCCGTCGCGACCGTCGTCGCACTGCGCGCGATCTGA
- the ribA gene encoding GTP cyclohydrolase II — MRLATVEEALEQIRQGRPVLVADNPDRENEADVILAASTATDEWVAWTIRHSSGYLCAPMPGPRADALELPLMVPQSQDPRRTAYTVTVDAATGVTTGISAADRTRTLHVLADPVSGPIDLIRPGHVLPLRAVAGGVLHRGGHTEAAVDLVRLAGAGEVGAIAELVHDDGTMMRLPAVMELAEKEGLVVLTIADLQAWRREHDPVTPEAPGRLADAKRVERTGVADLPTAHGDFRIHGYRDLRTGAEHVALVPAIPPVMPGERPVVRVHSECLTGDAFGSSRCDCGPQLHAAMEAVAREGGAVVYMRGHEGRGIGLVGKISAYELQDRGLDTVEANLELGWPADRREYGAAAAILKDLGLDHVELLTNNPAKVSGLTANGVDVASTRRIEVGHTPHNQAYLLTKKLAMGHVLDTVEAPAGTTTTEEDPR, encoded by the coding sequence ATGAGGCTCGCGACCGTCGAGGAGGCGCTCGAGCAGATCCGGCAGGGGCGTCCCGTCCTCGTCGCCGACAACCCGGACCGAGAGAACGAGGCCGACGTCATCCTCGCGGCGTCGACCGCGACCGACGAGTGGGTCGCGTGGACGATCCGTCACTCGTCGGGCTACCTGTGCGCCCCCATGCCGGGGCCGCGCGCGGACGCGCTCGAGCTGCCGCTCATGGTCCCGCAGTCGCAGGACCCGCGCCGCACGGCGTACACCGTGACGGTCGACGCGGCGACGGGTGTGACGACGGGCATCTCGGCCGCGGACCGCACGCGCACGCTCCACGTGCTCGCCGACCCGGTCTCCGGCCCGATCGACCTCATCCGTCCCGGGCACGTCCTGCCGCTGCGCGCGGTCGCGGGCGGCGTCCTGCACCGCGGCGGCCACACCGAGGCGGCGGTCGACCTCGTGCGCCTCGCGGGCGCGGGGGAGGTCGGCGCGATCGCCGAGCTCGTCCACGACGACGGCACGATGATGCGCCTGCCGGCCGTCATGGAGCTCGCCGAGAAGGAGGGCCTCGTCGTCCTCACGATCGCGGACCTCCAGGCCTGGCGTCGCGAGCACGACCCGGTGACTCCCGAGGCTCCCGGCCGGCTCGCCGACGCGAAGCGCGTCGAGCGCACGGGCGTCGCGGACCTGCCGACCGCGCACGGCGACTTCCGCATCCACGGCTACCGCGACCTGCGGACGGGCGCCGAGCACGTCGCTCTCGTCCCCGCGATCCCGCCGGTCATGCCGGGGGAGCGGCCCGTCGTCCGTGTCCACTCGGAGTGCCTGACGGGCGACGCGTTCGGCTCGTCCCGCTGCGACTGCGGGCCCCAGCTCCACGCGGCGATGGAGGCCGTCGCCCGCGAGGGTGGCGCCGTCGTCTACATGCGCGGCCACGAGGGCCGGGGCATCGGCCTCGTCGGGAAGATCTCCGCGTACGAGCTCCAGGACCGGGGGCTCGACACGGTCGAGGCGAACCTCGAGCTCGGGTGGCCCGCCGACCGCCGCGAGTACGGGGCCGCGGCCGCGATCCTCAAGGACCTCGGCCTCGACCACGTCGAGCTGCTCACCAACAACCCCGCCAAGGTCTCGGGTCTGACGGCCAACGGCGTCGACGTCGCGAGCACGCGGCGCATCGAGGTCGGCCACACGCCCCACAACCAGGCCTACCTGCTGACGAAGAAGCTCGCGATGGGCCACGTCCTCGATACCGTCGAGGCACCCGCGGGCACCACCACCACCGAGGAGGACCCGCGATGA
- a CDS encoding riboflavin synthase: MFTGIVEELGAIVASEDLGTDARLTIRGPLVTSTAAHGDSISVNGVCLTVTTLDAEAGTFGADVMPETLRLTQLGALRPGDPVNLERAALVGGRLDGHIVQGHVDGVGRLRSRTPGERWDDLVVEAPADVLRYVVHKGSITVSGVSLTVTHVDDESFGISLIPTTLAATTLGALASGDAVNLEVDVVAKYVEKLMGARA; the protein is encoded by the coding sequence ATGTTCACCGGCATCGTCGAGGAGCTCGGCGCGATCGTCGCGTCCGAGGACCTCGGGACCGACGCCCGCCTGACGATCCGCGGCCCGCTCGTCACCTCGACGGCGGCCCACGGGGACTCGATCTCCGTCAACGGGGTCTGTCTCACCGTGACGACGCTCGACGCGGAGGCCGGAACCTTCGGCGCGGACGTCATGCCCGAGACGCTGCGGCTCACGCAGCTCGGCGCGCTGCGCCCGGGAGACCCGGTCAACCTCGAGCGTGCGGCGCTCGTCGGCGGACGGCTGGACGGGCACATCGTCCAGGGACACGTCGACGGCGTCGGGCGGCTGCGGTCGCGGACGCCGGGGGAGCGCTGGGACGACCTCGTCGTCGAGGCCCCCGCCGACGTCCTGCGGTACGTCGTCCACAAGGGTTCGATCACGGTGAGCGGCGTCTCGCTCACGGTGACGCACGTCGACGACGAGTCGTTCGGGATCTCGCTCATCCCGACGACGCTCGCCGCGACGACGCTCGGGGCGCTCGCGTCGGGCGACGCCGTCAACCTCGAGGTCGACGTCGTCGCGAAGTACGTCGAGAAGCTGATGGGGGCACGCGCATGA
- the ribD gene encoding bifunctional diaminohydroxyphosphoribosylaminopyrimidine deaminase/5-amino-6-(5-phosphoribosylamino)uracil reductase RibD — translation MHDDATTGTTPTPEYLTPVEALAHAITSAAGGPAFGPNPRVGAVVLAPGEGDDPRRVLATGIHLGAGTPHAEQAALTHAADAGADVTGASVFVSLEPCNHQGRTGPCSEALLAAGVAAVTYAVPDPSTVAAGGGARLADAGVTVVGPTEDGDGPGHELVRAWLHSVTTGRPFVTLKMATTLDGRVAAADGTSRWVTSDAARRHAHARRAEVDAILVGTGTVLADDPALTARTEPMRLLPDGTSVVHQPLRVVLGRTEIPREARLRREPGGRIVHLRTHDVHEALVQLAALEVRHVLVEGGPRVAAQFLRAGLVDEVHAYVAPVILGAGRGAVADLGITSISQALRLEPVSVEVLGPDVLVVSRPRRAALDADATTLTKEH, via the coding sequence ATGCACGACGACGCCACCACGGGGACCACGCCGACCCCCGAGTACCTCACGCCCGTCGAGGCCCTCGCGCACGCGATCACCAGCGCCGCGGGCGGCCCCGCGTTCGGTCCCAACCCGCGCGTCGGCGCGGTCGTCCTCGCCCCGGGCGAGGGTGACGACCCGCGGCGCGTGCTCGCGACCGGCATCCACCTGGGCGCGGGCACGCCCCACGCCGAGCAGGCGGCGCTCACGCACGCGGCGGACGCGGGCGCCGACGTCACGGGCGCGTCGGTCTTCGTGAGCCTCGAGCCGTGCAACCATCAGGGCCGGACGGGGCCGTGCAGCGAGGCGCTCCTCGCGGCCGGCGTCGCCGCGGTGACGTACGCGGTCCCGGACCCGAGCACCGTCGCGGCGGGCGGGGGAGCGCGCCTCGCGGACGCGGGCGTCACAGTCGTCGGCCCGACCGAGGACGGCGACGGCCCCGGCCACGAGCTCGTGCGCGCGTGGCTCCACTCCGTGACGACGGGGCGTCCGTTCGTGACGCTGAAGATGGCGACGACGCTCGACGGCCGGGTCGCGGCCGCTGACGGCACGAGCCGCTGGGTGACGTCGGACGCCGCGCGCCGCCACGCGCACGCGCGCCGCGCCGAGGTCGACGCGATCCTCGTCGGGACGGGCACCGTCCTTGCCGACGACCCGGCGCTCACCGCACGCACCGAGCCGATGCGGCTCCTGCCCGACGGCACGTCGGTCGTCCACCAGCCGCTGCGCGTCGTCCTGGGTCGCACGGAGATCCCGCGCGAGGCGCGCCTGCGCCGGGAGCCCGGCGGCCGCATCGTCCACCTGCGCACGCACGACGTCCACGAGGCGCTCGTGCAGCTCGCGGCGCTCGAGGTCCGTCACGTCCTCGTCGAGGGCGGGCCGCGCGTCGCGGCCCAGTTCCTGCGCGCGGGACTCGTCGACGAGGTCCACGCGTACGTCGCCCCCGTCATCCTCGGCGCCGGTCGTGGCGCCGTCGCCGACCTCGGCATCACGTCGATCTCGCAGGCGCTGCGCCTCGAGCCGGTGTCGGTCGAGGTCCTGGGGCCCGACGTCCTCGTCGTGTCCCGTCCCCGGCGTGCGGCGCTCGACGCCGACGCCACCACCCTCACGAAGGAGCACTGA
- the rpe gene encoding ribulose-phosphate 3-epimerase has product MGIAIHPSILSADFANLQRDLEAISTADAAHVDVMDNHFVPNLTLGLPIVERIVEVCPVPVDTHLMIADPDRWAPAYAEAGSASVTFHAEAAAAPVRLAREIRRLGARAALALRPATPIEPFIDLLPELDMILVMTVEPGFGGQSFIEATLAKIARARAAIDATGLEVRLQIDGGVSRSTIERAAEAGADVFVAGSAVYGAEDVAAEIATLRELGAAACGH; this is encoded by the coding sequence ATGGGCATCGCCATCCACCCCAGCATCCTCTCGGCCGACTTCGCGAACCTCCAGCGCGACCTCGAGGCCATCTCGACCGCGGACGCGGCGCACGTCGACGTCATGGACAACCACTTCGTGCCGAACCTCACGCTCGGCCTGCCGATCGTCGAGCGGATCGTCGAGGTGTGCCCCGTGCCGGTCGACACGCACCTCATGATCGCGGACCCCGATCGCTGGGCGCCCGCGTACGCGGAGGCCGGTTCTGCGTCGGTGACGTTCCACGCGGAGGCCGCCGCAGCGCCCGTGCGGCTCGCACGCGAGATCCGCCGGCTCGGGGCACGGGCCGCGCTCGCGCTGCGCCCCGCGACGCCCATCGAGCCGTTCATCGATCTCCTGCCGGAGCTCGACATGATCCTCGTCATGACCGTCGAGCCCGGGTTCGGCGGCCAGTCGTTCATCGAGGCGACGCTCGCCAAGATCGCGCGAGCCCGTGCCGCGATCGATGCCACCGGCCTCGAGGTGCGGCTCCAGATCGACGGGGGCGTGTCGCGCTCGACGATCGAGCGTGCCGCCGAGGCCGGGGCGGACGTCTTCGTCGCGGGGTCGGCCGTCTACGGGGCCGAGGACGTCGCGGCAGAGATCGCCACCCTGCGCGAGCTCGGCGCGGCCGCCTGCGGCCACTGA
- a CDS encoding RsmB/NOP family class I SAM-dependent RNA methyltransferase, protein MSPRDERGQGPRRDAKGRERGALRRYDERSTLAPSARRKGSDPAREVALEVLREVDGSDAYANLVLPPALRRARLRGRDAAFATELAYGTLRLQGRYDAILAHCMDRPLTDVDPVVRDLLRLGAHQVLGMRVATHAAVSETVGLAREHAGTGPSRFVNAVLRRVSERTPEEWDALLAAEAPDDDARLAVLGSHPAWVVRALREALTAHGRDASEIEALLEADNAAPRVTLVARPGLLDVAELAEEVAEELGDREARVVPSRYAPTAAVLQGGDPASIPAVRAGAAAVQDEGSQLVALALAAAPLEGPDERWLDLCAGPGGKAGLLASLAGERGARLLANESQAHRARLVEQTLRAVPADAVEGVVVGDGRTILERTTGGFDRVMVDAPCTGLGALRRRPESRWRREPSDVPALAKLQRELLGAAIDATRPGGLVAYVTCSPHLAETRLVVDDILAGRDDVERADAAAAVRSVSLEEPELVPGTDVQLWPHVHGTDAMHLTLLRRTR, encoded by the coding sequence ATGAGCCCCCGGGACGAGCGCGGCCAGGGGCCGCGTCGCGACGCGAAGGGCCGCGAGCGCGGGGCCTTGCGCCGCTACGACGAGCGGTCGACGCTCGCGCCCTCGGCGCGGCGCAAGGGCTCGGACCCGGCACGTGAGGTGGCGCTCGAGGTGCTGCGCGAGGTCGACGGCTCTGACGCGTACGCGAACCTCGTGCTGCCGCCCGCGCTGCGCCGGGCGCGCCTGCGCGGGCGGGACGCGGCGTTCGCGACGGAGCTCGCGTACGGCACGCTGCGGCTCCAGGGGCGCTACGACGCGATCCTCGCGCACTGCATGGACCGTCCGCTCACGGACGTCGACCCGGTCGTGCGGGACCTGCTGCGGCTGGGTGCGCACCAGGTGCTCGGCATGCGGGTCGCGACGCACGCGGCGGTCTCGGAGACCGTGGGGCTCGCGCGCGAGCACGCGGGCACGGGCCCGTCGCGCTTCGTCAACGCTGTCCTGCGCCGGGTCTCGGAGCGGACGCCCGAGGAGTGGGACGCGCTGCTCGCGGCCGAGGCACCCGACGACGACGCCCGGCTCGCGGTCCTCGGCTCGCACCCTGCCTGGGTCGTGCGCGCGCTGCGCGAGGCGCTCACGGCGCACGGTCGCGACGCGTCCGAGATCGAGGCGTTGCTCGAGGCGGACAACGCCGCACCCCGGGTGACGCTCGTGGCACGGCCGGGGCTGCTCGACGTCGCCGAGCTCGCCGAGGAGGTCGCCGAAGAGCTCGGTGACCGCGAGGCGCGCGTCGTCCCGAGCCGCTACGCGCCGACGGCCGCCGTGCTCCAGGGAGGGGACCCCGCGTCGATCCCCGCGGTGCGCGCGGGCGCCGCCGCGGTCCAGGACGAGGGCTCGCAGCTCGTCGCCCTCGCGCTCGCCGCCGCGCCCCTCGAAGGCCCGGACGAGCGCTGGCTCGACCTGTGCGCCGGCCCGGGCGGCAAGGCGGGCCTGCTCGCGTCGCTCGCGGGGGAGCGCGGGGCGCGGCTGCTCGCCAACGAGTCCCAGGCGCACCGCGCGCGCCTCGTCGAGCAGACGCTGCGGGCCGTGCCCGCCGACGCGGTCGAGGGAGTCGTCGTCGGGGACGGCCGCACGATCCTTGAGCGCACGACGGGCGGCTTCGACCGCGTCATGGTCGACGCCCCGTGCACGGGGCTCGGTGCGCTGCGCCGTCGTCCTGAGTCGCGCTGGCGTCGCGAGCCGTCGGACGTTCCCGCGCTCGCGAAGCTCCAGCGTGAGCTGCTCGGCGCGGCGATCGACGCGACCCGGCCGGGCGGTCTCGTCGCGTACGTGACCTGCTCGCCGCACCTCGCCGAGACACGGCTCGTCGTCGACGACATCCTCGCGGGACGCGACGACGTCGAGCGGGCGGACGCCGCGGCCGCGGTGCGGTCGGTGTCGCTCGAGGAACCCGAGCTCGTGCCCGGCACGGACGTGCAGCTGTGGCCGCACGTCCACGGGACCGACGCGATGCACCTCACGCTCCTGCGCCGCACGCGCTGA
- the fmt gene encoding methionyl-tRNA formyltransferase, which translates to MRILFAGTPEVAVPSLEALVASPHEVVAVLTRADAPAGRGKRLTPTPVRVRAEELGLEVITGRPRDPETLARLRELAPDAAAVVAYGEILRPDALAIPPLGWINLHFSILPAWRGAAPVQRAIMAGDEVTGATTFVIGDGVDTGPVLGTLTETVRPRDTAGDLLDRLAHAGAPLLVATMDALAAGQLLPEPQPADGISHAPKIEVADARVDWALPALAVDRRVRGCTPAPGAWTTLPDGARLGLGPVTLAPDVTDLAPGELRVGRRDVHVGTATHAVRLGEVQPVGKKLMAAADWARGARGPDGAPLGDGSILGAA; encoded by the coding sequence ATGCGCATCCTCTTCGCCGGGACCCCCGAGGTCGCGGTCCCGTCCCTCGAGGCGCTCGTCGCCTCCCCGCACGAGGTCGTCGCGGTGCTCACCCGCGCCGACGCCCCGGCCGGTCGCGGCAAGCGGCTCACGCCGACCCCCGTGCGGGTCCGCGCGGAGGAGCTCGGCCTCGAGGTCATCACGGGCCGCCCGCGTGACCCCGAGACGCTCGCGCGGCTGCGCGAGCTCGCCCCCGACGCGGCGGCCGTCGTCGCCTACGGGGAGATCCTGCGGCCTGACGCCCTCGCGATCCCGCCGCTCGGCTGGATCAACCTCCACTTCTCGATCCTGCCCGCGTGGCGCGGCGCCGCCCCGGTGCAGCGCGCGATCATGGCGGGCGACGAGGTGACGGGCGCGACGACGTTCGTCATCGGCGACGGCGTCGACACGGGCCCCGTCCTCGGGACGCTCACGGAGACCGTGCGCCCGCGCGACACCGCGGGCGACCTGCTCGACCGCCTCGCACACGCGGGCGCTCCGCTGCTCGTCGCGACGATGGACGCGCTCGCCGCCGGACAGCTTCTCCCTGAGCCGCAGCCGGCCGACGGCATCTCGCACGCCCCGAAGATCGAGGTCGCCGACGCACGCGTCGACTGGGCGCTCCCCGCCCTCGCGGTCGACCGACGGGTCCGCGGCTGCACGCCCGCGCCGGGCGCGTGGACGACCCTTCCGGACGGTGCACGCCTCGGTCTGGGTCCCGTGACGCTCGCCCCGGACGTCACCGACCTCGCTCCGGGCGAGCTGCGCGTGGGGCGGCGCGACGTCCACGTCGGCACCGCGACGCACGCCGTGCGACTCGGCGAGGTGCAGCCCGTCGGCAAGAAGCTCATGGCGGCCGCCGACTGGGCGCGCGGCGCCCGGGGTCCCGACGGGGCGCCGCTCGGCGACGGCTCGATCCTGGGTGCGGCATGA